One Prodigiosinella aquatilis DNA window includes the following coding sequences:
- the mzrA gene encoding EnvZ/OmpR regulon moderator MzrA — protein sequence MIAHCLKHKYVWRILLIVLPAIILTPSSRHPQDDAMLHITPQYQGATLPDGFYIYQRLNERGIGIKSITPSNDSIIVRLSSPEQSSAAREILSMSLPQVNVVTQAPDPTPFWRHKLIQQQSKLG from the coding sequence ATGATCGCCCACTGTCTGAAACACAAATATGTCTGGCGTATCCTGTTGATCGTGTTACCCGCCATTATCCTGACACCTTCGTCACGACACCCACAGGATGATGCGATGTTACACATCACGCCTCAGTATCAGGGCGCGACACTTCCTGATGGTTTTTATATCTACCAGCGGTTGAATGAGCGGGGCATCGGTATCAAAAGCATTACGCCTTCCAATGACAGCATTATTGTTCGCCTTTCTTCACCAGAACAAAGCAGTGCAGCACGTGAAATATTGAGTATGTCGCTCCCTCAGGTGAATGTGGTTACACAGGCACCAGATCCAACACCTTTCTGGCGACATAAACTCATTCAGCAACAGTCCAAGCTGGGCTGA
- a CDS encoding DedA family protein: MDIIKELLHALWHQNFEVLANPKLIGTVYLLLFLILFLENGLLPAAFLPGDSLLILVGVLIAKGTMNYPFTILLLTTAASLGCWVSYIQGKWLGNTRIVQGWLSHLPAHYHQRAHQLFHRHGLSALLIGRFLAFVRTLLPTIAGLSGLNSTRFQLFNWISALLWVSILVSLGFALGKTPIFRKYEDELMFCLMLLPLLLLCIGLAGSLIILWRRKRATNAGKGN; encoded by the coding sequence ATGGATATAATTAAAGAACTTTTGCACGCACTTTGGCACCAGAATTTCGAGGTACTTGCCAATCCAAAATTGATCGGCACAGTCTATCTATTGCTATTTTTGATCCTGTTTCTGGAAAACGGTCTACTACCTGCTGCTTTTTTACCTGGTGATAGCCTGCTGATTTTAGTCGGTGTGTTGATTGCTAAAGGCACGATGAATTATCCCTTTACTATCCTGTTACTGACTACCGCCGCCAGCCTCGGGTGCTGGGTCAGTTATATTCAAGGGAAATGGTTAGGGAATACGCGCATTGTTCAGGGTTGGCTGTCACATTTGCCTGCACATTATCATCAACGCGCACATCAACTTTTCCATCGTCACGGTCTTTCAGCACTACTTATTGGCCGCTTTTTGGCATTTGTGCGTACACTATTACCCACTATTGCAGGGCTGTCCGGCTTGAATAGCACCCGCTTTCAGCTGTTTAACTGGATCAGTGCATTACTGTGGGTATCCATTCTGGTTTCATTGGGTTTTGCGTTAGGGAAAACACCGATATTTCGGAAATATGAAGATGAGCTGATGTTCTGCCTGATGTTACTGCCACTGTTGTTACTCTGCATCGGGCTCGCTGGATCGTTAATCATTCTTTGGCGTAGGAAACGAGCCACCAATGCTGGAAAAGGAAATTGA
- the exuR gene encoding transcriptional regulator ExuR, whose protein sequence is MALTESRRLYQQLAAELKQRIENGVYPVGEKLPAERYIAEEMNVSRTVVREAIIMLEVEGYVEVRKGSGIHVMSNQQRHLLPSSSETEFITAGPFELLQARQLIESNIAEFAATQVTRQDILQLMEIQEYARQEDRFRDSEWDLKFHVQVALATQNSAMATIVEKMWSQRVHNPYWRKLHEHIDDRSIESWCEEHDQILKALIRKDPYAAKLAMWQHLENTKQMLFRATTDDFEFNVDRYMFAENPVVHLDQMPHSKL, encoded by the coding sequence ATGGCACTCACAGAATCTCGACGACTTTATCAACAATTAGCAGCAGAATTAAAACAGCGTATTGAAAACGGTGTTTATCCGGTTGGCGAAAAATTACCGGCTGAACGTTATATTGCTGAAGAAATGAATGTCAGCCGCACAGTAGTGCGTGAAGCAATTATCATGCTGGAAGTTGAGGGTTATGTTGAAGTCCGCAAAGGTTCAGGTATTCATGTCATGTCCAATCAACAACGCCACCTCTTGCCTTCCAGCAGTGAAACCGAATTTATTACCGCCGGTCCGTTTGAGCTGCTTCAGGCCCGTCAATTGATCGAAAGCAATATTGCGGAATTTGCGGCGACACAGGTGACTCGGCAGGATATCTTACAATTGATGGAAATCCAGGAGTACGCCCGGCAGGAAGACCGCTTCCGCGATTCAGAGTGGGATCTGAAGTTCCATGTACAGGTTGCTCTGGCCACACAAAACTCAGCAATGGCGACCATTGTGGAAAAAATGTGGAGTCAGCGTGTGCATAACCCCTACTGGCGCAAGTTGCACGAACACATTGACGATCGATCCATTGAAAGCTGGTGTGAAGAACACGATCAAATTCTGAAAGCATTGATCCGTAAAGACCCTTATGCCGCTAAGCTCGCTATGTGGCAACACCTGGAAAACACTAAGCAGATGCTTTTTCGTGCCACTACCGATGACTTTGAGTTCAATGTTGATCGCTACATGTTCGCTGAAAATCCAGTAGTACATCTCGATCAAATGCCCCACAGTAAACTCTGA
- a CDS encoding MFS transporter produces the protein MRKIKGLRWYMIGLVTIGTVLGYLTRNAIAVAAPTLQEQLHITTQQYSYIIAAYSACYTIMQPIAGYVLDMLGTKIGYAVFAILWALFCIGTALANSWGGLAVARGAVGMAEAAMIPAGLKASSEWFPAKERSVAVGYFNVGSSIGAMIAPPLVAWAIIMHSWELAFIITGVLSLVWALSWLYFYKHPKDQKKLSDEERDYILSGQEAQHQTNNAKKMSAWQIIHNRQFWGIALPRFLAEPAWGTFNAWIPLFMFKAYGFNLKEIAMFAWMPMLFADLGCVIGGYLPMLFQKYFKVNLIVSRKLVVTMGAVLMIGPGMIGLFASPYIAIALLCVGGFAHQSLSGALITLSSDVFGRNEVATANGLTGMAAWTASTMFALVVGALADTMGFSPLFAALSVFDLLGAIVIWTVLQNRPADEVAAEKTILHAAH, from the coding sequence ATGCGTAAAATTAAAGGGTTACGCTGGTACATGATCGGCCTGGTTACCATCGGTACCGTACTCGGATATCTGACGCGTAACGCAATTGCTGTCGCCGCACCAACGTTGCAGGAACAACTTCATATTACTACCCAGCAATACTCCTACATCATTGCTGCCTATTCTGCCTGTTATACCATCATGCAGCCCATCGCAGGCTATGTACTGGATATGCTTGGCACCAAAATAGGCTATGCCGTGTTTGCCATCTTATGGGCGCTCTTTTGTATAGGAACCGCACTGGCAAACAGTTGGGGTGGGTTGGCTGTTGCTCGTGGCGCGGTCGGTATGGCTGAAGCAGCCATGATTCCAGCAGGTTTGAAAGCCAGCAGTGAATGGTTCCCGGCCAAAGAGCGTTCCGTCGCCGTAGGCTACTTCAATGTAGGTTCTTCTATCGGTGCAATGATCGCTCCACCACTGGTGGCCTGGGCAATTATCATGCATAGCTGGGAGCTGGCGTTTATCATTACCGGTGTATTAAGTCTGGTCTGGGCATTAAGCTGGCTCTATTTCTACAAACACCCTAAAGATCAGAAGAAACTGAGCGATGAAGAACGGGATTATATTCTGAGCGGTCAGGAAGCACAGCACCAAACCAACAACGCCAAGAAAATGTCGGCCTGGCAGATTATACACAACCGTCAGTTCTGGGGTATCGCCTTACCGCGTTTTCTGGCTGAACCGGCCTGGGGTACATTCAACGCCTGGATCCCGTTGTTCATGTTCAAGGCATATGGCTTTAACCTGAAAGAAATCGCCATGTTTGCCTGGATGCCGATGCTATTTGCAGACCTGGGCTGTGTTATCGGTGGTTATCTGCCCATGCTGTTCCAGAAATATTTCAAGGTTAACCTGATAGTCTCCCGTAAACTGGTCGTCACCATGGGTGCCGTGTTAATGATCGGCCCAGGGATGATCGGTTTGTTCGCCAGCCCTTATATCGCTATCGCACTTCTATGTGTCGGTGGTTTTGCCCACCAATCACTTTCTGGTGCGCTGATTACCTTGTCCTCAGATGTGTTTGGTCGTAATGAAGTTGCTACTGCTAACGGTTTAACCGGTATGGCAGCATGGACGGCAAGCACAATGTTTGCTCTGGTGGTGGGTGCGCTGGCGGATACGATGGGCTTCAGTCCACTATTTGCCGCACTGTCCGTGTTTGACTTGCTGGGTGCCATCGTTATCTGGACCGTACTGCAAAACCGCCCAGCAGACGAAGTCGCTGCAGAAAAAACCATATTACATGCTGCGCACTAA
- the uxaC gene encoding glucuronate isomerase has translation MPQFMSEDFLLDTEFSRRLYHEYAVDQPIFDYHCHLPPAQIAENYRFKNLYDIWLKGDHYKWRAMRTNGVAERLCTGDASDWEKFEAWAATVPHTIGNPLYHWTHLELRRPFGITGTLLSPATAKAIWQRGNDLLERDEFTARGIMQQMNVKMVGTTDDPIDDLQHHKTISQDSSFSIKVLPSWRPDKAFNIEQPAFNDYMVKLGEVSDTDIRRFSDLQAALTKRLDHFAAHGCKVSDHALDVVLFAEADETTLDSILARRLSGATLNEHEVAQFKTAVLVWLGAEYARRGWVQQYHIGALRNNNLRQFKLLGPDVGFDSINDRPLAQELSCLLSKQNEENLLPKTILYCLNPRDNEVIGTMVGNFQGEGMPGKMQFGSGWWFNDQKDGMQRQMTQLAQLGLLSRFVGMLTDSRSFLSYTRHEYFRRILCQMVGHWVENGEAPADLPLLGEMVKNICFDNAKRYFAIEL, from the coding sequence ATGCCCCAGTTTATGAGTGAAGATTTTTTGTTAGACACCGAGTTTTCTCGCCGTCTGTATCATGAATATGCGGTTGATCAACCTATCTTTGATTATCACTGTCATTTGCCGCCGGCGCAGATTGCTGAGAATTATCGTTTTAAAAATTTGTATGACATCTGGTTGAAGGGTGACCATTATAAATGGCGTGCTATGCGCACTAACGGCGTGGCGGAACGTTTATGTACCGGTGATGCCAGCGACTGGGAAAAATTTGAGGCTTGGGCAGCAACAGTTCCTCACACCATCGGTAATCCGCTATATCATTGGACCCATCTGGAATTACGTCGTCCGTTTGGTATCACAGGTACGCTGTTGTCACCGGCGACAGCCAAAGCTATCTGGCAGCGTGGCAATGACTTGCTGGAACGAGATGAATTTACGGCTCGCGGCATTATGCAGCAGATGAATGTGAAAATGGTCGGTACTACCGACGATCCGATTGACGATTTGCAGCATCACAAAACGATTTCCCAAGATAGCAGTTTCTCTATTAAGGTTTTGCCAAGCTGGAGACCAGACAAAGCGTTTAATATCGAACAACCGGCCTTCAATGATTATATGGTGAAGCTTGGTGAAGTGTCTGATACCGATATCCGTCGTTTCAGTGATTTGCAGGCAGCATTGACCAAGCGGCTGGATCACTTCGCTGCGCATGGCTGCAAAGTATCTGATCATGCACTGGATGTTGTGTTGTTCGCCGAAGCGGATGAGACCACGCTGGATAGCATTCTGGCGCGTCGTCTGTCCGGTGCAACCCTGAATGAACATGAAGTGGCGCAGTTCAAAACAGCTGTACTGGTATGGCTGGGCGCGGAATACGCACGCCGCGGTTGGGTCCAGCAGTATCACATTGGTGCACTGCGTAATAACAACCTACGTCAGTTCAAGCTGTTGGGGCCGGATGTGGGGTTTGATTCGATCAACGATCGTCCGTTAGCCCAGGAACTGTCCTGTCTGCTTAGTAAACAAAATGAAGAAAATCTGCTGCCGAAAACCATCCTATATTGCCTGAATCCGCGGGATAACGAAGTAATCGGTACGATGGTTGGTAATTTCCAGGGTGAGGGTATGCCGGGGAAAATGCAGTTCGGTTCCGGCTGGTGGTTCAATGACCAGAAAGACGGTATGCAACGTCAAATGACGCAGTTGGCTCAGTTAGGCCTGTTGAGTCGTTTCGTTGGTATGCTGACAGACAGCCGCAGCTTCCTTTCTTATACCCGCCATGAGTATTTCCGCCGCATTCTGTGCCAGATGGTTGGCCATTGGGTAGAAAACGGGGAGGCGCCAGCTGACCTGCCGCTACTGGGCGAAATGGTAAAAAACATCTGTTTTGATAACGCCAAGCGTTATTTCGCCATCGAGTTGTAA
- a CDS encoding tagaturonate reductase: protein MQTLNRRDFPGRHHPDRVIQFGEGNFLRAFIDWQLDLLNEHTDLDAGVVVVRPIDTDFPPALDTQDGLYTTIIRGLNEQGDAVREPRLIRSVNREINVYRQFDEYLALAHDANIRFVFSNTTEAGISYHAEDRLTDTPPASFPAKLTRLLYERFNHFAGAADKGWILLPCELIDYNGVALKELVLRYAKQWDLPAAFTVWLNEHNTFCSTLVDRIVTGYPRAEVEALQQELGYQDTFLDTAEYFYLFVIQGPQWLAEELRLNKLNLNVRIVDDIKPYKERKVAILNGAHTALVPVAFLAGLDTVGEAMNDAQISKFVERTIAEEIVPVLDLPHDELMSFAQAVLSRFRNPFIQHQLLSIALNGMTKFRTRILPQLLAYRERNGELPHRLTFALAALIAFYRGERNGESYPLQDDAQWLEHYQALWSGVKDNTTTLAQVVTAVLGNAQHWEQDLINVPRLVEQVTEQLQSIVERGMRAALESYC from the coding sequence ATGCAAACGTTAAATCGCCGTGATTTTCCTGGGCGTCATCACCCTGATCGCGTCATTCAATTTGGTGAAGGCAATTTCCTTCGCGCTTTTATCGATTGGCAACTGGACTTGTTAAACGAACATACTGATTTGGATGCGGGTGTTGTGGTTGTTCGTCCGATAGACACTGATTTCCCACCTGCTCTTGATACTCAGGATGGTCTGTATACCACGATTATCCGTGGGCTTAACGAACAAGGGGACGCGGTACGTGAACCGCGGCTGATTCGTTCTGTTAATCGTGAAATTAATGTTTACCGCCAATTCGATGAATATCTGGCGTTGGCGCATGATGCTAACATTCGTTTTGTTTTCTCTAATACGACAGAAGCAGGTATTAGCTATCACGCTGAAGACCGTCTTACCGATACGCCACCTGCCAGCTTCCCGGCCAAACTGACTCGGTTGCTGTATGAGCGCTTCAACCATTTTGCCGGAGCAGCGGACAAAGGCTGGATATTACTGCCGTGTGAATTGATCGATTACAACGGTGTAGCACTGAAAGAGCTGGTATTGCGTTATGCCAAGCAGTGGGATCTGCCAGCGGCGTTCACTGTCTGGCTGAATGAACATAATACGTTCTGCTCTACGCTCGTCGACCGTATCGTCACCGGTTATCCGCGAGCCGAAGTCGAGGCGCTGCAACAGGAACTGGGTTATCAGGATACATTCCTGGATACTGCCGAATATTTTTATCTGTTTGTAATTCAGGGACCACAGTGGTTGGCGGAAGAACTACGCCTTAATAAACTGAACCTGAATGTACGTATCGTAGATGACATCAAACCCTACAAAGAACGTAAGGTGGCGATTCTCAATGGTGCTCATACAGCGCTGGTACCGGTTGCGTTTCTGGCGGGCCTGGATACTGTTGGTGAGGCCATGAATGATGCCCAGATTAGTAAATTTGTGGAAAGAACCATTGCCGAAGAAATTGTCCCGGTACTGGATTTACCGCACGACGAATTGATGTCGTTTGCCCAAGCGGTATTAAGCCGATTCAGAAACCCGTTTATTCAGCATCAGTTGTTGTCTATTGCCCTGAACGGCATGACAAAATTCCGTACCCGTATCCTGCCGCAATTGCTGGCCTACCGTGAGCGTAACGGAGAGTTGCCGCATCGTCTTACTTTTGCTCTGGCGGCGTTGATCGCTTTTTACCGTGGCGAGCGTAACGGAGAGAGTTACCCATTACAGGATGATGCGCAGTGGCTGGAACATTATCAGGCGCTATGGAGTGGCGTAAAAGACAATACTACTACCTTGGCACAAGTGGTTACTGCGGTATTAGGTAATGCTCAACATTGGGAACAGGACCTGATTAATGTGCCGAGACTGGTGGAGCAGGTGACTGAACAACTGCAATCTATCGTTGAACGCGGTATGCGTGCGGCGCTAGAGAGTTACTGCTAA
- a CDS encoding altronate dehydratase family protein, protein MQSIIKIHSLDNVAVALRDLAQDETVTIDDITLTLAQPVSRGHKFALVTIMPGEMIIKYGLPIGHALVAIAPGEHIHSQNAKTNLSDLDEYQYQPEVISLPAQMDDREVQIYRRKNGGVGIRNELWILPTVGCVNGIARQIQQRFLKETNDAQGIDGVYLFSHPFGCSQLGQDHENTRTMLQNMVRHPNAGAVLVIGLGCENNQVDTFRTTLGEYDAERVNFMICQQQDDEVEAGVERLHQLYQVMRNDSREAGKLSELKFGLECGGSDGLSGITANPLLGRFSDYLIANGGTTVLTEVPEMFGAERILMSRCRDESTFEKTVNMVNDFKQYFIAHDQPIYENPSPGNKAGGITTLEEKSLGCTQKAGQSNVVDVLKYGERLHTPGLNLLSAPGNDAVATSALAGAGCHMVLFSTGRGTPYGGFVPTVKLATNSELAKKKPHWIDFDAGRLIHGMPMDELLAQFVDLIVEIANGKQTRNEVNDFRELAIFKSGVTL, encoded by the coding sequence ATGCAAAGCATCATTAAAATTCACTCTTTGGACAATGTTGCCGTAGCCTTGCGCGATTTGGCGCAGGATGAAACGGTAACGATTGATGATATCACCTTAACGTTGGCACAGCCCGTTTCACGCGGACATAAGTTTGCGTTGGTCACCATTATGCCGGGGGAGATGATTATTAAATATGGGTTGCCCATCGGTCATGCATTGGTCGCTATTGCTCCCGGTGAGCACATCCATTCGCAAAATGCCAAGACTAACCTGAGCGATCTGGATGAATACCAGTATCAACCGGAGGTTATCTCTCTGCCGGCACAGATGGATGACCGTGAGGTACAGATTTATCGCCGCAAAAATGGGGGGGTCGGTATTCGTAATGAATTGTGGATCCTACCTACTGTTGGGTGTGTGAATGGTATTGCCCGCCAGATTCAGCAGCGTTTTCTGAAAGAAACAAATGATGCTCAGGGGATTGATGGTGTCTATCTGTTCAGCCATCCGTTTGGCTGTTCACAATTGGGGCAGGATCATGAAAACACCCGCACCATGTTGCAGAACATGGTACGTCATCCGAATGCTGGTGCGGTATTGGTCATCGGTCTGGGTTGCGAAAATAATCAAGTTGATACTTTTCGTACCACGTTGGGTGAATATGATGCAGAGCGCGTCAATTTTATGATTTGTCAGCAACAGGATGATGAGGTGGAAGCCGGCGTTGAACGTCTGCATCAGCTTTATCAGGTTATGCGCAACGATAGCCGTGAAGCTGGTAAACTCAGTGAGCTGAAGTTTGGTCTGGAATGTGGTGGATCTGACGGGTTATCCGGGATTACCGCTAACCCGCTGCTGGGCCGTTTTTCTGATTACCTGATAGCCAATGGCGGGACGACCGTATTGACGGAAGTGCCGGAAATGTTTGGTGCAGAGCGTATCCTGATGAGTCGCTGTCGTGATGAGTCAACGTTTGAGAAAACGGTGAATATGGTCAACGATTTCAAGCAATATTTCATTGCCCACGATCAGCCGATTTACGAGAACCCTTCACCAGGTAATAAAGCTGGTGGTATTACTACACTGGAAGAGAAGTCATTGGGTTGTACGCAGAAAGCTGGACAGAGTAATGTTGTTGATGTCCTCAAGTATGGTGAGCGGTTACATACACCGGGCCTTAATCTACTTAGTGCTCCGGGGAATGATGCGGTAGCGACCAGCGCTCTGGCTGGGGCCGGGTGCCATATGGTACTGTTCAGTACCGGGCGGGGTACGCCTTATGGTGGTTTCGTTCCAACGGTAAAATTGGCGACCAATAGCGAGTTGGCGAAGAAAAAACCACACTGGATTGATTTTGATGCGGGTCGCCTGATTCATGGCATGCCAATGGATGAGTTGTTGGCGCAGTTTGTGGATTTGATTGTTGAGATCGCTAATGGCAAACAAACCAGAAACGAAGTCAATGATTTCCGCGAACTGGCAATATTCAAGAGTGGTGTGACGTTGTAA
- a CDS encoding YgjV family protein: MTYYWFAQAVGVLAFFVGITMFFNRDDKKFKTQLSLYSVVIGCHFFLMGANSAGISATLNSIRTLITLKTNNIAVMFVFIVLTLVFGLSELKHPMELLPIIATVASTWALFRTHGLTTRCIIWCATAMWVMHNIWLGSIGGSLIESSFLLMNGFNIIRFRRMQRRGIDPFKVEKQVSKHA, from the coding sequence ATGACATACTACTGGTTTGCCCAGGCAGTAGGGGTACTGGCTTTTTTTGTCGGTATCACCATGTTTTTCAACCGTGACGATAAAAAATTCAAAACTCAGCTCTCGCTTTACAGTGTGGTTATTGGTTGTCATTTTTTTCTAATGGGGGCAAATTCTGCGGGCATCAGTGCCACGCTGAATTCCATCCGCACACTCATTACTCTGAAAACTAACAATATTGCGGTGATGTTTGTCTTTATCGTCCTGACACTGGTGTTTGGCTTGTCTGAGTTAAAGCATCCGATGGAGCTACTGCCTATTATCGCTACCGTAGCCAGCACCTGGGCATTGTTTCGTACTCATGGCTTGACCACACGTTGCATTATATGGTGTGCCACAGCAATGTGGGTTATGCACAATATCTGGTTAGGATCGATTGGCGGATCATTGATTGAAAGCAGTTTCCTGCTGATGAATGGCTTTAATATTATTCGTTTCCGACGTATGCAACGAAGAGGTATCGATCCGTTTAAAGTGGAAAAACAAGTATCGAAACATGCCTGA
- the sstT gene encoding serine/threonine transporter SstT → MKTQSRFFNYLIQGSLVKQILIGLALGIILASVSKPAAIAVGLLGTLFVGALKAVAPVLVLMLVMSSIANHKKGQKTNIRPILALYIIGTLCAALVAVVLSFLFPSVLTLHAQATDVVPPSGIVSVLKGLLMNVVSNPINALLNANYIGILVWAVGLGVALRHGSQTTKTVVTDISHATTFIVRVVIRFAPLGIFGLVSSTLAATGFSALWGYAHLLAVLIGGMLIVALITNPLIVYWKIRRNPYPLVWTCLRESGVTAFFTRSSAANIPVNMELCRKLNLDEDSYSVAIPLGATINMAGAAITITVLTLAAVHTLGIQADIPTALLLSVVASICACGASGVAGGSLLLIPLACSMFGISNDIAMQVVAVGFIIGVLQDSAETAVNSSTDVIFIAAVCQAENTHQTEQERLDVL, encoded by the coding sequence ATGAAAACACAATCAAGATTTTTTAATTATCTGATTCAGGGAAGTCTGGTAAAACAGATCCTGATAGGACTGGCACTTGGCATTATTTTGGCCTCGGTTTCCAAGCCAGCGGCCATTGCAGTAGGGTTACTGGGAACATTGTTCGTTGGGGCACTTAAAGCTGTAGCACCGGTATTGGTATTGATGCTGGTTATGTCCTCTATCGCCAACCATAAGAAAGGCCAGAAGACCAATATCCGTCCAATTTTGGCGTTGTATATCATAGGTACACTCTGTGCAGCATTGGTGGCAGTAGTTCTGAGCTTTCTTTTTCCGTCCGTACTGACACTCCACGCACAAGCGACCGATGTGGTTCCGCCATCAGGCATCGTCAGTGTCCTTAAAGGCTTGCTGATGAATGTGGTGTCGAACCCAATCAATGCGCTGCTGAATGCTAACTATATCGGCATTCTGGTATGGGCTGTAGGTCTGGGTGTCGCATTACGTCATGGTTCTCAAACCACCAAAACCGTTGTCACTGACATATCTCATGCGACGACATTTATCGTGCGCGTAGTTATCCGTTTTGCTCCGCTAGGAATATTTGGCTTGGTCTCATCCACACTGGCGGCAACCGGCTTTAGTGCTCTGTGGGGCTACGCCCATCTGTTGGCTGTTCTGATCGGCGGGATGTTGATAGTTGCATTAATTACCAATCCATTGATTGTTTACTGGAAAATCCGGCGTAACCCATATCCACTGGTCTGGACCTGTCTGCGTGAAAGTGGGGTAACCGCTTTTTTTACCCGTAGCTCTGCCGCTAACATTCCCGTCAATATGGAACTGTGCCGTAAACTGAATCTGGATGAAGACTCCTACTCTGTTGCGATTCCGCTGGGTGCCACCATCAACATGGCGGGCGCAGCGATTACCATCACAGTGCTAACATTGGCAGCTGTTCATACACTGGGCATTCAGGCCGATATCCCTACGGCTTTGTTGTTAAGCGTAGTTGCATCCATTTGTGCCTGTGGTGCTTCGGGAGTCGCTGGCGGTTCTCTATTACTGATTCCGCTGGCATGCAGCATGTTCGGTATCTCCAACGATATCGCTATGCAAGTGGTGGCGGTGGGATTCATCATCGGTGTATTGCAGGATTCAGCAGAAACTGCCGTCAATTCATCCACCGACGTAATATTTATCGCGGCAGTTTGCCAGGCTGAAAACACTCACCAGACAGAGCAGGAGCGTTTGGACGTACTGTAA
- a CDS encoding Gfo/Idh/MocA family oxidoreductase, which yields MIRFAIVGTSWITRQFIDAAHESGKMKLTAIYSRSPENARQFQTDYLVDGLYTSLETLAGSDIIDAVYIASPNSLHCEQSQLFLRHGKHVICEKPLASNLNEAEQMIASARQHHVVLFEAFKTAYLPNFSVITQALPRIGRLRKVVLNYCQYSSRYQRYLSGENPNTFNPAFSNGSIMDIGYYCLAFAVSLWGKPRSVQASATLLESGVDAHGSVILNYGDFDVSIAHSKVSQSAIPSEIQGEDGTLVIEKLSECQQVLLVSRDGKRLDLSQPQHINSMLYEAEVFSTLVANSEVNHVALARSRAVAALLTEIRRQTGVVFPADTLTSVSGK from the coding sequence GTGATACGTTTTGCTATTGTAGGAACTAGTTGGATAACCCGTCAGTTCATTGATGCCGCCCATGAAAGTGGGAAAATGAAATTGACCGCCATCTATTCACGTTCACCAGAAAATGCCCGACAGTTTCAGACCGATTATTTGGTTGATGGTCTATACACATCACTGGAAACCTTGGCTGGCTCTGACATCATTGATGCAGTTTATATTGCCAGTCCAAATTCCTTGCACTGCGAACAGTCTCAATTATTCCTGCGTCATGGTAAACATGTCATCTGTGAAAAACCGCTGGCATCAAACCTCAATGAAGCGGAGCAGATGATTGCCAGCGCCAGGCAGCATCATGTGGTGTTATTCGAGGCGTTTAAAACCGCCTATCTACCAAATTTCAGTGTAATTACTCAGGCCTTACCGCGTATCGGACGGTTGAGAAAAGTGGTTCTCAATTACTGTCAATACTCATCCCGTTACCAGCGGTATCTGTCAGGCGAGAATCCCAATACGTTTAACCCGGCCTTTTCCAACGGCTCAATTATGGATATTGGTTACTACTGTCTGGCGTTTGCGGTTTCGCTGTGGGGCAAGCCACGTAGTGTACAGGCCAGCGCCACATTACTTGAAAGCGGTGTCGATGCCCATGGCAGCGTCATTCTCAACTATGGCGACTTCGATGTGAGTATTGCACATTCCAAAGTCAGTCAATCCGCTATTCCAAGTGAAATTCAAGGTGAAGACGGAACACTGGTCATTGAAAAGCTATCGGAATGTCAGCAGGTATTGTTAGTTTCCCGTGATGGGAAACGGCTGGATCTGTCTCAACCGCAACATATTAATAGCATGCTGTATGAAGCCGAAGTCTTTAGCACCTTGGTCGCCAATAGTGAGGTTAACCACGTTGCACTGGCCCGTTCCCGCGCCGTAGCTGCGCTGTTGACGGAAATACGTCGGCAGACAGGGGTAGTATTCCCGGCCGATACCCTCACCTCCGTCAGCGGAAAGTAA